DNA sequence from the Oryza brachyantha chromosome 5, ObraRS2, whole genome shotgun sequence genome:
CACAGTTGATTTGATTGAGCCAACTGCTGCACATATCATGTATGCGGAGGCCTCGGCAACAACGTAGAGTTGGCCAAATCTTCATTCAATTGTACAGGAAGGGGTGGCATTTGCTTCATTATATCAGGAACATCACTTATCCTGCTATAAAATTGAGAAAAGAAATAGTTGTCACATAATTGCAGTTTCACAGGTTAAGCAATGGAATGACAGGGGGTACtttatcaataaataatatatagtacttTAAGATAGCATGAAAGAAAATTCTCAGTTATTAAGATGTAGCACAAAGTGTGTGGTTTATATAACGACAGGACTAAAATGACATTGCAATTTATTAAGGTAGGCCAGCTAGATTCCAAAGTAATGGAACTATTTGGAGGTAAAgcaatttataataagtggagtaaaaatgcatttattttagaaaaaaaacccataaGGAGCAGACAGCAGAAAACAAGTATGGGAGGAGAAATTTGGTGGTCAAACATCCCAAGTTCTTCCAGATTGTAGAAAAAGTTTAGAGAATCTTACTCCTTCAGGACTGCAAGTATATTATCCCTAGTTTGACATAGAAGAGGGATATTCTCCTGCACCTACAATAAATGGAATCAATATTCAATATTGACAGCATGGCAAGTATCTTTgtgaaacaaaacaatcataacaaatttaaaatcaaaaatatttttgaatgcaTACTTTTAATATAACACATATAATCGAAGGGGTGCTCCTTTTCCCAGCATATGATTATAAGTGTATATTGACAGAATGGCAAGTATCTTTgtgaaacaaaacaatcataacaaatttaaaatcaaaaatattttgaatgcATACTtttaatataacatataaaattgaaGGGGTGCTCCTTTTCCCATCGTATGATTATCAGTATATAGCCATCATGAAATGGatattaataaagtaaattgCATATGGATTTTCATTAGCCGTATGCTATACTTCTGTTATCAAACTTGATTCTTCTACAGCCTTGCAATTATTATAGAATGAGCGTTCATGAGTGATTTATGGGCAACTTAAGAAACTAACACCTCATCTTCAGTGACAATGCAATGTAAACCACTGCTATACAGCCTATAGATCATAATAACCAAAGTATTATTTACATAATCTTATCATGTGGGGGCTGAATGCTGGAAATTTAACAGAGAAGATAGGAAGCACctgcatgtttgaaatattGGTATAGATCTGGTTCAAGATCTGTGCATTGTGCTCAAGAAGTTCACCTGTTTGGCCTCCAATTGCTGCAATGACATGAAAATcactgataaaaaatatatatatcttaattcaagtttaaaaatCTCAATATAATGCTAGTTGTTATATTTATGAGTATGTTTCTATTACAGTATATAACTTCATGCtatatttaaagtaaattATACTCCACTCCTCGATCACAAACAGGATAATATCATACAGTAGAAACATTTGCAAgcatcatgtttttttactgtctattgtgttttaaattttgatacatgCTATGGAAAACTTCAGGTTTGGATAAATTACTAAGTTTGATTATAGatcttttatataataaagCAGCATCAACAAtatggaagagagaaaaaaaaaggaacaacgATTTACTACACATATGCTGGAACTATaacaccaaaagaaaaaatatcaaacaaatgCATTACACAAGGAAAGTACAAAATGTGCTTCCTAATTGTCAACAAAATACTTACTTTTGTATGacacatcatcatcatccataGGAAGAACTGGAACGGAATATGGAGGGGCATTAGGTCGGGACACTAGGTGAGCTGGCCCTTTTGATGAAGAATCATTCGCTCTCTCCTACAGGTTAGTAAAAAACATTAAACGTTTTAATCATGCAAAAAAAGAAGTAAATGATTACATCCAAAAATCTGTGCTTTTACATATGTGAGCTACTATCTTTGTGTGCTACCTTTTTAAGTTTGCAAAAAACACTTCAAAATACAGTAATCTGCCTTTTAAAACttcactagaaaaaaaaaggggttgTCGCTTTCATGGAAACAACAACATGCCTaatctggaaaaaaaacagtaaaaaaatagggAATTAGTAGATAGGCCGGACAGTAaccttcttttctttgtttttcttagataactcttccttccttttcttgcTACTCTCCTTTTTCTGTAAGAGATGAAGATGTTGATGAgccatataataatatttgttcGGCAGAAGAACTACAGTGCATGTAATATGAAAGagcaaaatatttgaaaaacaaatcaCGAGACATAATTACTATTGATGGCAACAGTGGGAGGTTTGCATGGTTACAAGACTACAACTTCTGGTAAATCtttacattgaaaaaaaaaatatgatgcaATGACTTGGAAGGATTCATTGCAGAAatatgctgattttgaaaCAGAGCATGTGATTTTGGCAGTGATGTAGTGTGGCTATAGATTTAATGGTTTGTGCTAGTGAAGAAGATAAAGATGATGACAATGACTATAATGATTAGTAATAACAACAGTAATActtgtaataataataatgtgtTGATGACAGTATGAAATCAGACATTGGATGTAAGTGCTGAACAGGCTATTGGTAATGGAGATGCTAACAGCCATTATTAGTTAGGTGCACTATATGAATCTCATAATTCCACAAGGAAATGGTAACAGACTATCCTACTTGATCCATTTAAACAATTAAGCAACTTATCAAGAAAATGagcatgataaaaaatcttatgagATACTAAAGTATCTCAATTTGTTCAATTAGCATGGGACACATTAAAGAACAATTTGTAATGTGctagatatattaataaaacaaaataaaacataaatccaCCTGTCAATTAATCATAACCACCACTTCCCTATATTGAGGAGCTAAAAGGAGATAAAGTGGAAACAATACAATGAGCCTATATAGCTTTCTATGTATCATACAAAAAAGATGATGAGAGTTGTCCTTCCAGTTTTATCATGCCCAGAACACAATTAGATGTCTTAACTAGAAGCACAGCAGGCGATCAGAATCCAACTTACAGTCATCCATCTGCAACGCAGGGCCACATCTCGCACTGTCTTGTCAGGCAGATTCATAGCAATTTTTGCATAGCGAACTACAGCTGCATCAGCCGCATAGCTACAACAGATGCAGTCAGAAAGATGGATTAACTTAATTGCTGCTACAAATAAGTACAAATTAATGAAGGATTTGGGCTTAGCTTAAACAAGGACAAAACAAGAACACTACAAATCAATTTTGCTATATAGAGCATCTTACAACAATCATAGAATGACTACTGGCCAGTGGGACAGTAACCCAAATACATAACGCCACCACATTTATTCCCAGAACAACAAATAGATATGGTTGCAATAGCACATTGGTAGCTCTGGACGGAGTAGCACACATTGTGAGCCAGAAGGAGGGTGGCTACCCAAGATCCCACACAAAATGGATCTATTGGTGCTAGCTGAAACTAAATTAGGCTTACCCCGGTGTAAAATAGAATTATATGCTTAACCTGGTGCATGTGAAACGTAAGTCAATTTGACTCCTGCAAGCTGTAATTTTCTCTATTAAATAAAAGCCTCTGCCACTGAGTAGGACATGGACATGACAATTGAAATGCTACTATCCGCCATTTCACAGTTCCTCTAACAAGGACTAAAACCCAGCAACATGATAAATGTCTGCCTACACTTTGCAGAAAATATGCGTGTACCGCAAGTCATGCTGTTAATTTCCTTTTCCGCTTCCAAATTACCCACCAAACTCCAACGCTATGACCGATTGGCAGTTACCCGTTTCTATACAAGCACGCGGGCATTATCATTTCCTTGTCCTGCTCGTAAGTCATGCGGCAACTAGCATGACCTGAGCCCTAACAGTACCATGGTCgttattatgaaaaaaaaggaacttaGCAGCGACAACTGTGAATTTTACAGTATCATTAAGGACAGAAAAACTTCTCAAATCACTTGCTCACCAATAGCAAGAAAATGCCTTGCGGTTATTGAACAAATGatggcaacaaaaaaaacctaaCCAAGAATAACTATACCCTATAATAAACATGCAAGTATTCCTAAGGAAACAAGTAAATATTCCACCCTAGATGTGAAAGTATAGAAACTATAGGTGTATAgcaaacaagtaaaagaattCTATTCTGGATGAGCGAACAGTAGATTCGCAGATAATCACCCAACCCTACAGTACCCACGCTCCAAGAACTACTCCCCAAGATCGACGCCACGCTCTTCCACGTCCAAAGCTCCAGCCCGACTAGCTATCAAGTAGGATGATGGACAGTCGCAGAAAATTCTCTTGCTCCGAGGAAACGATGAAGGGAAGGAAACCCTAGAAAAGTCACCTCGCCAGCCCTCCTTCGAGCGCGGCCTGCTCCTCGGGCGTCCACCGGACGGAGAGCCCCGGGTCGTGGCGCAGCGCGGCCGCGGTGGTCGCGGCCACGCCGTGCTGCGGCGGGGCTAGCGCCGCGGGGGAGGGGTTGCGCTGGTGGGGCCCGCCCAGATGCCCGCCCGTGGGGTCGGCGTTCGCCCCCATCGCTtcgcctgccgccgccgccaactcGACCCCAGCCGGCCGAGCCCGACCTAAATCAGGCGGTGGAATTCCGCGGGTGGGGAGGGACGGGTTGGAGGTCCGCACGGGcccgggcggcggaggcgacgagggTTTGGGACccggaggcggccggcggcgaggtcgggggAGAAACGGATGAATCTGTGCTTTCTATTTTTGGGGGTTTGGACAGCCTTCAATCATGCAGAACGGTTGCATACAGAGTTTCAGGATCAGTTGCATCTTCCCTTcactcctcttctttttcttttttttttgctttttttttttggtctttgGCAAGAATGGAGGGGAGTAATGTGAATTTGGAGTTCTTATACCACGCGTTTTTACTATACTGatatgtttgcaaatatactccctttgttttttccgACGGTATTGGCTTTTGGATCACGTTTAACCGTCGATCTTATTCAATGTTTTGtataaatacttaaaattataagttactcttaaagtttattttgtaataaatcaaattagaacaaagtaactaataattatataaatcttttgcataaaataaatggttaaacgtataCCTCAAAAGTTAACGGAGTCAAAAGAAATTGAGGGAGTATTTATCAATGGatgtattaatatatgcttgtttacacataaaatactTGAGTTTCTATGTTTGCTTTTGTAGCGTGTGTTTTAGCTAGatgatatatttgaaaatgtatTCAATGATATAAGAATATATCCTAGTTAGGTATGTTGCTATATAGACACGTGTCCAGCACAAGATACGTGTTTGCATGTGATGCATGATGAATTAAAGGTACATGCAACGTGAGTGCCACGTGTTTAAAACTCTAGGTGCGTATGACGAGAATATACATTAGTAAGCTTATGTATTCCATATAAGTTGAGCCGCTAGAATAACATGCTTGGTTATACTATCTAGTACTATAAtactaaaataataatttgcgCTCTTATGCCAAAAGAAATATTCAACATGGGACGTGACAAGCTCATCATAACATTACGGATTACGGATTTAGTTGGTGAGTAAGAGATGGATAGCATAATT
Encoded proteins:
- the LOC102715210 gene encoding uncharacterized protein LOC102715210 isoform X3, with amino-acid sequence MGANADPTGGHLGGPHQRNPSPAALAPPQHGVAATTAAALRHDPGLSVRWTPEEQAALEGGLASYAADAAVVRYAKIAMNLPDKTVRDVALRCRWMTKKESSKKRKEELSKKNKEKKERANDSSSKGPAHLVSRPNAPPYSVPVLPMDDDDVSYKTIGGQTGELLEHNAQILNQIYTNISNMQENIPLLCQTRDNILAVLKDRISDVPDIMKQMPPLPVQLNEDLANSTLLPRPPHT
- the LOC102715210 gene encoding uncharacterized protein LOC102715210 isoform X1, whose translation is MGANADPTGGHLGGPHQRNPSPAALAPPQHGVAATTAAALRHDPGLSVRWTPEEQAALEGGLASYAADAAVVRYAKIAMNLPDKTVRDVALRCRWMTKKESSKKRKEELSKKNKEKKERANDSSSKGPAHLVSRPNAPPYSVPVLPMDDDDVSYKTIGGQTGELLEHNAQILNQIYTNISNMQVQENIPLLCQTRDNILAVLKDRISDVPDIMKQMPPLPVQLNEDLANSTLLPRPPHT
- the LOC102715210 gene encoding uncharacterized protein LOC102715210 isoform X4, with the translated sequence MGANADPTGGHLGGPHQRNPSPAALAPPQHGVAATTAAALRHDPGLSVRWTPEEQAALEGGLASYAADAAVVRYAKIAMNLPDKTVRDVALRCRWMTKKESSKKRKEELSKKNKEKKERANDSSSKGPAHLVSRPNAPPYSVPVLPMDDDDVSYKTIGGQTGELLEHNAQILNQIYTNISNMQENIPLLCQTRDNILAVLKEISDVPDIMKQMPPLPVQLNEDLANSTLLPRPPHT
- the LOC102715210 gene encoding uncharacterized protein LOC102715210 isoform X2, translating into MGANADPTGGHLGGPHQRNPSPAALAPPQHGVAATTAAALRHDPGLSVRWTPEEQAALEGGLASYAADAAVVRYAKIAMNLPDKTVRDVALRCRWMTKKESSKKRKEELSKKNKEKKERANDSSSKGPAHLVSRPNAPPYSVPVLPMDDDDVSYKTIGGQTGELLEHNAQILNQIYTNISNMQVQENIPLLCQTRDNILAVLKEISDVPDIMKQMPPLPVQLNEDLANSTLLPRPPHT